CAGACGGTGGTCCAGGTGCCGGTCGAGGATTCCGCAGCCACGGCGGCGGCGGCTTCTTCGCGCGGCACACCCGGCTGCGGGGTGATCTTGAAGACCGCCAGCAGATCGGTGTCGGCGGGGGTGTAGTTCGGGTCCCAGTAGGTTTCGCGGTATTCCTTGACGCCCGCGTTATAAGTTTTGACAGCCATGGTTTTCTCCTACTCGTTTAGCAGAGCGCTGTGGCAATGAACCGCCGTTCCCTAGCCGGCATCGGGTCGATCCCTTTTCGCGAGGCACTATAAGCGCTGGCATCCATAAACGGAACTAAATTGTCATAATCACGACAATAAGCTCGCGTTATACTGAAAAGCCTGCCTTGCCGGCTCCGGGCCAGGGGGCGGATAGCATAATCCATGCGGTCCCATCGCTCCAAACCCGGCTCGCAGTCCGCACGACGCGTGGAATTCCCGCGCCGGACACGATCAGGTGTCCGGGGTGTGATCCGCATCGTTCCGGTTGCGGTCGCCGATATGCCGCCATCGGTAGAGAGCCAGGCCCGAACCGATGATGAACAGCCCGCCGACCAGCAGGGATTCGTACTGGCGCAGATCGTCGATCATGCCGGCGATGGCTTTCCCGAACACCAGTCCCAGCCCCGTCGTTACCACCGCCCAGACCCCCACGGCGATCACGTTGACCGTGGCATAGCGGGCCGGCGAGAACCGGCTCATGCCGATCAGGATGGGCGTCACCACCCGCAGGCCGTAGAAGAAGCGGAAGCCGAAGATGAAGTAGGAATGGTAGCGATGGAACAGCGTCGATGCCCGTTCCACCGCCGGCGCCAGGGACGGGAAGCGGCGCAGCAGCGCATCTCCGTGCTTGTAACCCAGCCAGAAGTAGCCTTGATCCGCCGCGAGCGTCACGACGAAGGCCAGCAGCACAATATGGTGGAAGGAAAAATAGCCGCGTCCCACCAAAAATCCCGCGATCAACAGGACGGTTTCGCCCTCCAAGAGCAGCCCGGCGATGAGGGCCGGGAAGCCGTACTCGGTTATCAGCGATTCGAAAGACATACGGGGCGCATCTGCCTGGTAGCTTAAACGTTCGAATTCTAGAGTGCCAAGGTTAAGGCTGCGTGTAACCGGCTGGCGTGAATGCGGGGCCGCGGACACGCTTTATAATGTCCGTCCCGATCTACCAGCCAGCAAATCCCAAACGCATGAATGCTACTCCCCAATCCTCTGCGGCGCCGGTTTCCAACGCGCGGCGGGACCTTCAGCGGCTCCGGACCTATCTCAACGCCCAGATCATCGGTCAAAGCGATCTGGTCGACGCCATGCTCATCGCCCTGCTGGCGGACGGCCACATGCTGGTCGAAGGCGCGCCGGGCCTGGCGAAGACGCGGGCCATCCACGTCTTGAGCCGCGGCGTGGAAGCCGATTTCCAGCGCATCCAGTTCACGCCCGACCTGCTGCCGGCAGACCTGACCGGCACCGAAATCTACCGCCCCCAGGAGGGTTCGTTCCATTTCCAGCCGGGTCCGCTGTTCCACAACCTGGTGCTGGCCGACGAAATCAACCGCTCCCCGGCCAAGGTGCAGTCGGCCCTGCTCGAAGCCATGGCGGAACGGCAGATCACGGTGGGCAGCAAGACCTATCCGCTGCCCGGACTGTTCCTGGTGATGGCGACCCAGAACCCGATCGAGCAGGAGGGTACCTATCCCTTGCCGGAGGCGCAGCTCGACCGTTTCCTGATGTATGTGCGCATCGGCTATCCCAGCGCGGACCAGGAAAAGGCCATCCTGCACCTGGTGCGGGGCGAGGCCCGCCAGCCGGAGCGCAAGACCGCCGACGCGATGGTGCCGGTGAGCCAGCAGACACTGTTCGCTGCGCGGGAGGAAGTGCTCGGCGTCTACATGACCGAGGCGCTGGAGGATTACCTGCTGCAGCTCATTCTTGCCACGCGCGAGCCGGCCCGCTACGGCGATTCCCTGGCGCGCTGGATACTCTATGGCGCCAGCCCGCGCGCGACGCTGGCCCTGGACCGCTGCGCCCGTGCCCGCGCCTGGCTCGACGGCCGCGACTACGTGACTCCCGACGACATCCATGCCCTGGCGCCGTGCATCCTGCGCCACCGCTTGATTCTTAGCTACGAGGCGGAAGCCGAAGGCATCTCCACCGACCACGTCGTCAAGGACCTACTGCGGCGGGTGGCCGTGCCCTGAAATCTGACTTTCATTATCCGTTTCATGCAAACCTATCAGAAAGAGTTCATCGATTTCGTCCTCGGCTGCGAGGTGCTCCGTTTCGGCGATTTCACCCTCAAATCCGGCCGGCAGAGTCCTTATTTCTTCAACGCCGGATTGTTCAACACGGGCGCCCGGCTGGGCAGGCTGGGCGAGTTCTACGCCCAGACCCTGACCTCGGGCGGCATCCGGGCCGACGTGCTGTATGGCCCGGCCTACAAAGGGATCCCCCTGGTTGCTGCCACGGCGATCGCCCTGGCCAGGGCCAGCGGCGAGGAAATCCCCTACGCCTTCAACCGCAAGGAGCCGAAAGACCACGGCGAAGGCGGCACCCTGGTCGGCGCACCGCTGCACGGCGACGTGCTGATCGTCGACGACGTCATCACCGCCGGCACATCGGTGCGGGAGTCGATCGAGATCATTCGCGGCGCCGGTGCCACGCCGTGCGGCGTCTTGATCGCTTTGGACCGCGAGGAGATCGGCCAGTCGGGCAAGTCCGCCGTGCAGGAAGTGCGGGACAGCCTCGGAATTCCCGTCCACGCCATCGTCGGTTTCCGCCACCTCATCGACTACCTGCGCAGCTCCGGCCGGGCCGAGGAGCTGGGGGCGCTGGAGGTCTACCGCAACCGATACGGCACCGCCTGAACCCATGGTCCGCGGCGCGCATCCCATCGCCCGCACCGGGAACACGCTTCCCGCGCGGGCGCTGGGCTGGGCGCTGTGCGGAGCACTCGCCCTGCCTTGGGCCGCAACGGCGGCAACCTACAAATGGGTGGACGAGCAAGGGAATGCGCATTATTCGGACAGCGTTCCGCCGGAACAGACCCGGCAGAAACATTTCCGGCTCGATGTGCAGGGACGCCAGATCGAGGTCATCGAGG
This portion of the Methylococcus mesophilus genome encodes:
- a CDS encoding DedA family protein codes for the protein MSFESLITEYGFPALIAGLLLEGETVLLIAGFLVGRGYFSFHHIVLLAFVVTLAADQGYFWLGYKHGDALLRRFPSLAPAVERASTLFHRYHSYFIFGFRFFYGLRVVTPILIGMSRFSPARYATVNVIAVGVWAVVTTGLGLVFGKAIAGMIDDLRQYESLLVGGLFIIGSGLALYRWRHIGDRNRNDADHTPDT
- a CDS encoding AAA family ATPase, translated to MNATPQSSAAPVSNARRDLQRLRTYLNAQIIGQSDLVDAMLIALLADGHMLVEGAPGLAKTRAIHVLSRGVEADFQRIQFTPDLLPADLTGTEIYRPQEGSFHFQPGPLFHNLVLADEINRSPAKVQSALLEAMAERQITVGSKTYPLPGLFLVMATQNPIEQEGTYPLPEAQLDRFLMYVRIGYPSADQEKAILHLVRGEARQPERKTADAMVPVSQQTLFAAREEVLGVYMTEALEDYLLQLILATREPARYGDSLARWILYGASPRATLALDRCARARAWLDGRDYVTPDDIHALAPCILRHRLILSYEAEAEGISTDHVVKDLLRRVAVP
- the pyrE gene encoding orotate phosphoribosyltransferase, whose product is MQTYQKEFIDFVLGCEVLRFGDFTLKSGRQSPYFFNAGLFNTGARLGRLGEFYAQTLTSGGIRADVLYGPAYKGIPLVAATAIALARASGEEIPYAFNRKEPKDHGEGGTLVGAPLHGDVLIVDDVITAGTSVRESIEIIRGAGATPCGVLIALDREEIGQSGKSAVQEVRDSLGIPVHAIVGFRHLIDYLRSSGRAEELGALEVYRNRYGTA